In Streptomyces sp. NBC_01551, one DNA window encodes the following:
- a CDS encoding fumarylacetoacetate hydrolase family protein, with amino-acid sequence MKLLRVGPIGAERPALLAQDGTLRDLSALVTDVDGDLLADDSVLSRVRDAAESGGLPVLDAEGLRIGSPIGRIGKIVGIGLNYHGHAAEVGAEAPAEPIVFLKAPDTVVGPDDTVLIPRGSVKTDWEAELGVVIGATARYLDSAEQGLAHVGGYVLANDVTERAFQIERGGTWDKGKNCETFTPLGPWLVTADEVADPQALDVKLWVDGELKQDGHTSDQIFPVGEVVRYLSHFMTLYPGDVIVTGTPAGVAAGQPEPKPFLRAGAVVEVEIEGLGRQRQEFKSA; translated from the coding sequence ATGAAGCTGCTGCGTGTCGGACCGATCGGCGCCGAGCGCCCCGCGCTGCTCGCCCAGGACGGCACCCTCCGCGACCTCTCCGCCCTGGTCACGGATGTGGACGGCGACCTGCTCGCCGACGACTCCGTGCTGTCCCGCGTACGGGACGCGGCGGAGTCCGGCGGGCTCCCGGTCCTCGACGCGGAGGGGCTGCGCATCGGCTCCCCGATCGGCCGCATCGGCAAGATCGTGGGCATCGGGCTGAACTACCACGGCCACGCGGCCGAGGTCGGCGCGGAGGCGCCGGCCGAGCCGATCGTGTTCCTGAAGGCCCCGGACACCGTGGTCGGCCCGGACGACACGGTGCTGATCCCGCGCGGCAGCGTGAAGACCGACTGGGAGGCCGAGCTCGGCGTCGTCATCGGCGCCACCGCCCGCTACCTGGACTCCGCCGAGCAGGGTCTGGCGCACGTGGGCGGCTACGTCCTGGCCAACGACGTCACGGAGCGCGCGTTCCAGATCGAGCGCGGCGGCACCTGGGACAAGGGCAAGAACTGCGAGACCTTCACCCCGCTCGGCCCGTGGCTGGTCACGGCCGACGAGGTGGCGGACCCGCAGGCCCTGGACGTGAAGCTCTGGGTCGACGGTGAGCTCAAGCAGGACGGTCACACCTCGGACCAGATCTTCCCGGTCGGCGAGGTCGTGCGGTACCTGAGCCACTTCATGACCCTGTACCCGGGCGACGTCATCGTCACCGGTACGCCGGCCGGTGTGGCCGCAGGCCAGCCGGAGCCGAAGCCGTTCCTGCGGGCCGGCGCCGTCGTGGAGGTGGAGATCGAGGGCCTCGGCCGCCAGCGGCAGGAGTTCAAGAGCGCCTAG
- a CDS encoding YidC/Oxa1 family membrane protein insertase encodes MSVFVHLVAQLGRLLEPVLAESATAAAIVLFTVLVRLALHPLSRAAFRGATPVAGCLPVLLQLPVFFVMYQAFSSAEVGGAANELLGHRLFAAPLGARWTEALGEGGLFGAQGLVFLGLFAAIGVVAAVSAVRGRRAAAAAPAPVLPQVSTAKGAKGAKGAKGPKGGAPAAVTAEQLEAMRKLGGVLPLLSFGTLITAGVVPLAAGLYLLTTTAWSVAERAWLQHRKDRASASVSVSEGAGVRSSL; translated from the coding sequence GTGTCCGTTTTCGTTCATCTTGTTGCCCAGCTGGGCCGGCTCCTGGAGCCGGTACTGGCCGAGTCCGCGACCGCTGCCGCGATCGTGCTGTTCACCGTGCTCGTACGGCTTGCCCTGCACCCTCTCAGCCGTGCGGCGTTCCGGGGCGCGACCCCGGTCGCCGGGTGCCTGCCGGTGCTGTTGCAGCTGCCGGTGTTCTTCGTCATGTACCAGGCGTTCTCCTCCGCCGAGGTCGGCGGAGCGGCGAACGAGCTGCTCGGGCACCGGCTCTTCGCCGCGCCGCTCGGGGCCCGCTGGACCGAGGCGCTGGGTGAGGGCGGCCTGTTCGGGGCCCAGGGGCTGGTGTTCCTGGGGCTGTTCGCGGCGATCGGTGTCGTGGCCGCGGTGAGCGCGGTACGGGGACGGCGTGCCGCGGCGGCTGCCCCGGCTCCGGTGCTGCCCCAGGTGTCGACGGCCAAGGGGGCCAAGGGCGCCAAGGGTGCCAAGGGGCCCAAGGGCGGGGCGCCGGCGGCGGTGACCGCCGAGCAGCTGGAGGCGATGCGGAAGCTGGGCGGCGTACTGCCCCTGCTGTCGTTCGGGACGCTGATCACCGCTGGTGTGGTGCCGCTGGCCGCCGGGCTCTACCTGCTGACCACCACCGCCTGGTCGGTGGCGGAGCGGGCCTGGCTCCAGCACCGCAAGGACCGGGCGAGCGCGAGCGTGAGCGTGAGCGAGGGGGCGGGCGTGCGTTCCAGTCTGTGA
- a CDS encoding DUF6412 domain-containing protein, with amino-acid sequence MDRAVGSRFSLGALLISLLVLGGFLGLVLGESGLAGAVVVFAAAVAVGAAALAARLVRPVPPHRIRTAIRDREQRTAFLPQRDPDASGRSRPRAPGRLVLTAA; translated from the coding sequence ATGGACAGGGCGGTTGGTTCGCGCTTTTCCCTGGGTGCCCTTCTCATATCGCTCTTGGTGCTCGGCGGGTTCCTCGGGCTGGTGCTCGGAGAGAGCGGCCTGGCCGGTGCCGTGGTGGTGTTCGCCGCCGCCGTGGCCGTGGGCGCCGCCGCTCTGGCGGCCCGGCTCGTGCGGCCCGTGCCGCCGCACCGAATACGCACCGCGATCCGTGATCGCGAGCAGCGCACGGCCTTCCTGCCGCAGCGCGATCCCGACGCCTCGGGCCGTTCGCGGCCGAGGGCACCCGGCCGTCTCGTCCTGACGGCCGCGTAG
- a CDS encoding class E sortase, whose product MPPVRDHLRVVVQGSGRRARGAGLARVLWAVAELTVTVGVVVLLLVVHQVWWTNRQAAAAAQEQVRELESRWAGGPDPDPDPDPGVGDAPGAGVEAGPDPVGAGEGDVPEPEGGGSGAPAASSPGGGGGAAKPRSPAQAPKGAYAVLRIPRLGLTVPVAQGIDKRGVLDKGYVGHYPGTAAPGERGNFALAGHRNTHGEPFRYVNRLRAGDELTVDVRGRRFVYVVGKILPETSERDTGVIAPVPRSVVKPEVGYSEPGAYITLTTCTPEYSSKYRLVVWGTLKR is encoded by the coding sequence GTGCCGCCCGTGCGGGATCACTTGCGTGTGGTGGTGCAGGGGAGCGGCCGGCGGGCGCGCGGCGCCGGGCTCGCGCGGGTGTTGTGGGCCGTCGCCGAACTGACCGTCACGGTGGGTGTGGTGGTGTTGTTGCTGGTGGTGCACCAGGTGTGGTGGACCAACCGGCAGGCCGCTGCCGCCGCCCAGGAGCAGGTGCGGGAGCTGGAGAGTCGGTGGGCTGGTGGTCCTGACCCTGACCCTGATCCTGACCCTGGGGTTGGGGATGCCCCTGGGGCTGGGGTAGAGGCTGGTCCTGACCCTGTGGGTGCCGGTGAGGGTGATGTCCCTGAGCCTGAGGGTGGTGGGTCGGGGGCGCCGGCGGCGTCCTCGCCCGGGGGCGGGGGTGGTGCGGCCAAGCCTCGGAGCCCGGCTCAGGCCCCGAAAGGGGCGTACGCCGTGCTGCGGATTCCGCGGCTCGGGCTGACCGTGCCCGTCGCGCAGGGGATCGACAAGCGGGGCGTGCTCGACAAGGGCTACGTCGGGCACTACCCCGGGACGGCTGCGCCCGGGGAGCGCGGGAACTTCGCGCTGGCCGGGCATCGCAATACCCACGGGGAGCCGTTCCGGTACGTCAACCGGCTGCGGGCGGGGGACGAGCTGACCGTCGACGTCAGGGGGCGGCGCTTCGTGTACGTCGTGGGGAAGATCCTTCCGGAGACGAGCGAGCGGGACACCGGGGTGATCGCGCCGGTGCCGCGCAGTGTCGTGAAGCCGGAGGTCGGATACAGCGAGCCCGGTGCGTACATCACGCTCACCACCTGCACTCCCGAGTACAGCTCGAAGTACCGGCTCGTGGTGTGGGGAACGCTCAAGCGCTAG
- a CDS encoding very short patch repair endonuclease — MEAFESTPAVRARMSRQKSKDTRIEVALRRALHAAGLRYRVHRRPVKGVRREADIVFGPARVAVFVDGCFWHGCPEHATWPRRNAEFWRAKIEGNRARDHDTDARLAEFGWLSVRVWEHEAADEAAERVRLTVLSRRRDMAAKAQAKRLV, encoded by the coding sequence GTGGAAGCCTTCGAGAGCACGCCTGCCGTCCGCGCTCGCATGAGCCGGCAGAAGAGCAAGGACACGCGGATCGAAGTGGCCTTGCGGCGTGCGCTGCACGCGGCAGGTCTGCGCTATCGGGTGCATCGGCGCCCGGTGAAGGGGGTGCGGCGGGAGGCCGACATCGTCTTCGGCCCCGCGCGCGTCGCCGTCTTCGTGGACGGTTGCTTCTGGCACGGGTGCCCCGAACACGCGACGTGGCCCCGCCGCAACGCGGAGTTCTGGCGCGCGAAGATCGAGGGCAACCGAGCCCGCGACCACGACACCGACGCGCGTCTCGCGGAATTCGGCTGGCTGTCCGTCCGCGTCTGGGAACACGAGGCGGCGGACGAGGCGGCAGAGCGCGTGCGACTGACCGTGCTGTCGCGTCGACGCGACATGGCGGCCAAAGCGCAGGCGAAGCGCCTTGTTTGA
- a CDS encoding GNAT family N-acetyltransferase — translation MICYGQAVLDLVDELVDAYAEVFSGPPWNEGEETIRQFATRLQADSRRAGFRTALAQSATGIDGFATGWITPAAFPKNRAYAQVASQLGPQRVRELLTGALEIDELAVRPYARGHGTGRALLTEITADAPDRRAWLLTSRLAKDTVATYRRLGWHEVTPLPGTETGVVVFLAPDHPGREDGGSGE, via the coding sequence GTGATCTGCTACGGACAGGCCGTCCTCGACCTCGTGGACGAACTGGTCGACGCCTACGCCGAGGTCTTCTCGGGCCCACCGTGGAACGAAGGCGAAGAAACCATTCGCCAGTTCGCCACCCGCCTCCAGGCCGACTCCCGGCGCGCTGGATTCCGTACCGCCCTCGCCCAGTCCGCGACCGGCATCGACGGCTTCGCCACCGGCTGGATCACCCCGGCCGCCTTCCCGAAGAACCGCGCGTACGCCCAGGTCGCCTCGCAGCTCGGCCCGCAGCGCGTACGGGAACTCCTGACCGGCGCCCTGGAGATCGACGAGCTCGCCGTACGCCCGTACGCGCGCGGCCACGGCACCGGCCGGGCGCTGCTCACCGAGATCACCGCCGACGCCCCCGACCGGCGGGCCTGGCTGCTGACGTCCCGGCTGGCCAAGGACACGGTGGCGACGTATCGGAGGCTCGGCTGGCACGAGGTCACGCCGCTCCCCGGCACCGAGACGGGCGTCGTCGTCTTCCTGGCCCCGGACCACCCGGGCCGCGAGGACGGCGGGTCCGGGGAGTAG
- a CDS encoding ATP-binding cassette domain-containing protein: protein MGVNTGDVLISLDGVEKVFDVRRRVSLMRREKRQVRAVDGISFEVARGEVVGYIGPNGAGKSTTIKMLTGILTPSGGRLRVAGIDPARERMRLAHRIGVVFGQRTTLWWDLPLKDSYGLMRRMYRIPQARFRENLDRCVDRLDLAELLDVPVRQLSLGQRMRGDIAAALLHDPDVLYLDEPTIGLDVVSKAKVRGFLRQLNEELGTTVLLTTHDLQDIEQLCERVMVIDHGRLMYDGPLAGLHSAGSVADSERTLVVDLERELPAISVPGARVVKVDGPRQWLAFPAGASAAPLVAAVAADYPLVDLSVREPDIEDVIARMYAGRG, encoded by the coding sequence GTGGGCGTGAACACGGGTGACGTGCTGATCTCGTTGGACGGGGTCGAGAAGGTCTTCGACGTACGGCGTCGGGTGAGCCTGATGAGGCGGGAGAAACGCCAGGTCAGGGCGGTGGACGGGATCAGTTTCGAGGTCGCGCGGGGCGAGGTGGTCGGTTACATCGGGCCCAACGGCGCCGGGAAGTCGACCACGATCAAGATGCTGACCGGGATCCTGACCCCGAGCGGCGGCCGGCTGCGCGTCGCGGGCATCGACCCGGCGCGGGAGCGGATGCGGCTGGCGCACCGGATCGGGGTGGTGTTCGGGCAGCGCACGACCCTGTGGTGGGACCTGCCGCTGAAGGACTCGTACGGGCTGATGCGGCGGATGTACCGGATCCCGCAGGCGCGGTTCCGGGAGAACCTGGACCGCTGCGTGGACCGGCTGGACCTGGCCGAGCTGCTCGACGTACCGGTGCGGCAGCTGTCGCTGGGGCAGCGGATGCGCGGGGACATCGCGGCGGCGCTGCTGCACGATCCGGACGTGCTGTACCTGGACGAGCCGACGATCGGGCTCGATGTGGTGAGCAAGGCCAAGGTACGGGGATTCCTGCGGCAGTTGAACGAGGAGCTCGGCACGACGGTGCTGCTGACGACGCACGACCTCCAGGACATCGAGCAGCTGTGCGAGCGGGTGATGGTGATCGACCACGGGCGCCTGATGTACGACGGGCCGCTGGCCGGACTGCACTCGGCTGGCTCGGTGGCCGACAGCGAGCGGACGCTGGTGGTGGACCTGGAGCGGGAGCTGCCGGCGATCAGCGTGCCGGGGGCGCGGGTGGTGAAGGTGGACGGGCCGCGGCAGTGGCTGGCGTTCCCGGCGGGGGCGTCGGCGGCGCCCCTGGTGGCGGCGGTGGCGGCGGACTACCCGCTGGTGGACCTGTCGGTGCGGGAGCCGGACATCGAGGACGTGATCGCGCGGATGTACGCGGGGCGGGGGTGA
- a CDS encoding ABC transporter permease produces MWIRSTMTYRTSFFLALFGNATIQLLDFVAIYIMFSHVDSLGGFSLPEIALLYGSCSASLGLADLLLGNTDRVGARVRDGSLDTMLVRPVPVLAQVAADRFALRRLGRIVQGLAVLGWALAVLDVEWTPGKALLVPVMIVAGAAIFAAVMVAGAAFQFVAGDAAEVQNSFTYGGNAMLQYPPTVFGKELLRGVTFIVPLAFVNWLPALHVLGRPDPLGLPGWVGYLSPLVAFVAFLPASLAWRAGVRSYRSTGS; encoded by the coding sequence ATGTGGATCCGGTCGACGATGACGTACCGGACGTCCTTCTTCCTGGCGCTGTTCGGGAACGCGACGATCCAACTCCTGGACTTCGTCGCGATCTACATCATGTTCTCGCACGTGGACTCCCTGGGCGGTTTCTCGCTGCCCGAGATCGCCCTGCTGTACGGGTCCTGTTCGGCCTCGCTGGGCCTGGCCGACCTGCTGCTCGGCAACACCGACCGGGTCGGCGCGCGCGTCCGCGACGGCTCGCTCGACACGATGCTGGTGCGCCCCGTCCCGGTGCTCGCACAGGTCGCGGCGGACCGGTTCGCGCTGCGCCGGCTGGGGCGGATCGTGCAGGGGCTCGCGGTGCTGGGGTGGGCGCTTGCGGTGCTGGATGTGGAGTGGACGCCCGGGAAGGCACTGCTGGTGCCCGTGATGATCGTGGCGGGGGCGGCGATCTTCGCGGCGGTGATGGTGGCGGGGGCGGCTTTCCAGTTCGTCGCCGGGGACGCGGCGGAGGTGCAGAACTCCTTCACGTACGGGGGGAACGCGATGCTCCAGTACCCGCCGACGGTGTTCGGGAAGGAACTGCTGCGCGGGGTGACCTTCATCGTGCCGCTGGCCTTCGTCAACTGGCTGCCCGCACTGCACGTGCTCGGGCGGCCCGATCCGCTGGGGCTGCCGGGGTGGGTGGGGTACCTGAGCCCGCTCGTGGCGTTCGTGGCGTTCCTGCCCGCGTCGCTGGCGTGGCGCGCGGGAGTTCGTTCGTACCGGAGCACGGGGAGCTGA
- a CDS encoding ABC-2 family transporter protein — MHQRAVLYTAVAAGGFRRYATYGTATAAGVFTNTVFGFIVAYTYIALWDERPGLGGYDQAQALTFVWVSQSLLAAGSLLGGGFQEEMQERIRTGDIAVDLYRPADLQAWWLAADLGRAGFQLLGRGVVPLLVGALAFPLALPVDPVRWLLFLVSVGLALVVSFAVRYLVGLSAFWLMDGTGVNMMATVVTVFFSGMLLPLTVFPGGFGEFVRTLPWAAMLQVPLDVLMGEHAGAGGAAGALGFQAGWALVLLGLGRLMQSAATRKVVVQGG, encoded by the coding sequence GTGCATCAGAGAGCTGTTCTCTACACGGCGGTGGCGGCCGGGGGATTCCGCCGGTACGCCACCTACGGGACGGCGACCGCGGCCGGTGTGTTCACCAACACCGTGTTCGGATTCATCGTCGCGTACACGTACATCGCGCTGTGGGACGAGCGGCCCGGGCTGGGCGGCTACGACCAGGCGCAGGCCCTCACGTTCGTGTGGGTCAGCCAGTCTCTGCTGGCCGCCGGATCGCTCCTCGGGGGCGGCTTCCAGGAGGAGATGCAGGAGCGGATCCGGACCGGGGACATCGCCGTCGACCTGTACCGGCCGGCCGACCTCCAGGCGTGGTGGCTCGCCGCCGATCTGGGCCGGGCCGGGTTCCAGCTGCTGGGCCGCGGGGTGGTGCCGCTGCTGGTGGGCGCGCTGGCGTTCCCGCTGGCGCTGCCGGTGGATCCGGTGCGCTGGCTGCTGTTCCTGGTGTCCGTCGGGCTCGCGTTGGTGGTGAGCTTCGCGGTGCGCTACCTGGTGGGGCTGTCCGCGTTCTGGCTGATGGACGGGACGGGGGTCAACATGATGGCCACCGTCGTCACCGTCTTCTTCTCCGGGATGCTGCTGCCGCTGACCGTTTTCCCGGGCGGATTCGGGGAGTTCGTCCGGACGCTGCCGTGGGCGGCGATGCTCCAGGTCCCGCTGGACGTGCTGATGGGCGAGCACGCGGGGGCCGGGGGTGCGGCGGGGGCACTGGGGTTCCAGGCCGGCTGGGCGCTCGTACTGCTGGGGCTGGGGCGGCTGATGCAGTCGGCGGCGACGCGGAAGGTGGTGGTCCAGGGTGGCTGA
- a CDS encoding transglycosylase domain-containing protein: protein MSDQSPPPGWTPRDPDTPDEPPNRPEGDRSAEAGPAARTQTPATPEAPNARRRRTGWRRFVPGWRLVVGCLLLFALLLGGALVAGYLLVDIPPANSAAIAQSNVYLYSDGSQLARDGEVNRVNVPLSQIPRTVQETVLAAEDRDFYSERAVDPKAMLRAAWNTLMGKGKQSGSTITQQYVKNYYLGQEQTVSRKVKEFFIAIKLGREESKDYILEGYLNTSYFGRNAYGIQAAAQAYYGKDSAKLTTAEGAYLATLLNSPSAFDVVAHPQSRARAVARWNYVLDGMVKKGWMTPSDRAATRFPEPGKIRPAAGLSGQRGYLVEAIKDYILDRKILDDATLAEGGHRITTTIDKRRQNAFVDAVDEEMVSKLDPVTRKADRLVRAGGVSIDPATGKVVAMYGGIDYTKQYVNNATRHDYQVASTFKPFVFTSAVENDSRTQDGRRITPNTLYNGDNKRPVVGSTIPFSPENEGQVSYGDITDNTATDLSVNAVYAQMVVDVGTAKVKKTAISLGIPENTPNFVSGPAMALGTMQASVLDMTQAYATLADHGRYTPYTFLEKITKEGETVELPDRTPRQVVSREAADTTTSMLISVVDNGTGTAALAAGHPAAGKTGTAELDRSAWFAGYTPDLVTVVSMMGQDPDTGTLESLYGALGEARIGGGGYPARIWAAYTKTALEASDPLDFDLDLQPGAAVSPPPPQPPSTPEQSPGEEESPRPPVRPSPPTGGQNQGGQDNGGRNNGGQSQGGQNQGQSQGQNQGQNQGQTQGQSQGQSQGQDQGGQDNGGASQGNDGGASQGADRGATQGADAGTSTAGTQGFAQGGTTAGRRPGPDFLE from the coding sequence ATGAGCGACCAGTCACCACCACCGGGCTGGACCCCTCGTGATCCGGACACCCCCGACGAACCGCCGAACCGCCCCGAGGGCGACCGGTCCGCAGAGGCCGGCCCGGCCGCCCGAACCCAGACCCCCGCCACGCCCGAAGCCCCCAACGCGAGGCGGAGGCGCACCGGCTGGCGCCGCTTCGTTCCCGGTTGGCGCCTGGTCGTCGGCTGCCTGCTGCTCTTCGCGCTGCTCCTCGGCGGCGCCCTCGTCGCCGGCTACCTGCTGGTCGACATCCCGCCCGCCAACTCCGCCGCGATCGCGCAGTCCAACGTCTACCTCTACTCCGACGGTTCCCAGCTCGCCCGCGACGGCGAGGTCAACCGCGTCAACGTGCCGCTCTCCCAGATCCCCCGGACCGTCCAGGAGACCGTACTGGCGGCGGAGGACCGGGACTTCTACTCCGAACGGGCGGTGGACCCCAAGGCGATGCTCCGCGCCGCCTGGAACACCCTGATGGGCAAGGGGAAACAGTCCGGCTCGACCATCACCCAGCAGTACGTCAAGAACTACTACCTGGGCCAGGAACAGACCGTCAGCCGGAAGGTCAAGGAGTTCTTCATCGCGATCAAGCTCGGCCGCGAGGAGTCCAAGGACTACATCCTGGAGGGCTACCTGAACACCAGCTACTTCGGCCGCAACGCCTACGGCATCCAGGCCGCCGCCCAGGCCTACTACGGCAAGGACTCCGCCAAACTCACCACCGCCGAGGGCGCGTACCTCGCCACCCTCCTCAACTCCCCCAGCGCGTTCGACGTCGTGGCCCACCCCCAGAGCCGCGCCCGCGCGGTGGCCCGCTGGAACTACGTACTCGACGGCATGGTCAAGAAGGGCTGGATGACCCCCTCCGACCGGGCGGCCACCCGGTTCCCCGAGCCCGGGAAGATCCGCCCGGCCGCCGGTCTGTCGGGGCAGCGCGGTTACCTCGTCGAGGCCATCAAGGACTACATCCTCGACCGGAAGATCCTCGACGACGCCACCCTCGCCGAGGGCGGCCACCGCATCACCACCACCATCGACAAGCGCCGCCAGAACGCCTTCGTGGACGCCGTCGACGAGGAGATGGTCAGCAAACTCGACCCGGTGACGCGCAAGGCGGACCGTCTCGTGCGCGCCGGCGGGGTCTCCATCGACCCGGCCACCGGCAAGGTCGTCGCCATGTACGGGGGCATCGACTACACCAAGCAGTACGTCAACAACGCCACCCGGCACGACTACCAGGTGGCCTCCACCTTCAAGCCGTTCGTCTTCACCTCCGCCGTCGAGAACGACTCCCGCACCCAGGACGGCCGCCGGATCACCCCGAACACCCTCTACAACGGCGACAACAAGCGCCCGGTGGTCGGCAGTACGATCCCCTTCAGCCCCGAGAACGAGGGGCAGGTCTCGTACGGCGACATCACCGACAACACCGCCACCGACCTCTCCGTCAACGCTGTGTACGCGCAGATGGTGGTCGACGTCGGCACGGCCAAGGTCAAGAAGACCGCCATCTCCCTCGGCATCCCCGAGAACACCCCGAACTTCGTGTCGGGCCCCGCCATGGCTCTCGGCACCATGCAGGCCAGCGTCCTCGACATGACCCAGGCCTACGCGACGCTCGCCGACCACGGCCGCTACACCCCGTACACCTTCCTGGAGAAGATCACCAAGGAGGGGGAGACGGTCGAACTGCCCGACCGCACCCCGCGCCAGGTCGTCTCCCGCGAGGCCGCCGACACCACCACCTCCATGCTGATCAGCGTCGTCGACAACGGCACGGGTACGGCCGCGCTCGCCGCCGGGCACCCGGCCGCCGGCAAGACCGGCACCGCCGAGCTGGACCGCTCGGCCTGGTTCGCGGGGTACACGCCGGACCTGGTCACGGTGGTGTCGATGATGGGTCAGGACCCGGACACCGGCACCCTGGAGTCCCTCTACGGGGCGCTGGGCGAGGCCAGGATCGGTGGCGGCGGCTACCCGGCCCGGATCTGGGCGGCGTACACGAAGACGGCCCTGGAGGCCTCCGACCCCTTGGACTTCGACCTCGACCTCCAGCCGGGCGCGGCCGTGTCGCCACCCCCGCCGCAGCCGCCGAGCACCCCGGAGCAGTCGCCGGGCGAGGAGGAGAGCCCGAGGCCGCCGGTACGTCCGTCACCGCCGACGGGCGGGCAGAACCAAGGGGGCCAGGACAACGGCGGCCGGAACAACGGCGGCCAGTCGCAGGGGGGTCAGAACCAAGGCCAGAGCCAAGGCCAGAACCAGGGCCAGAACCAGGGCCAAACCCAAGGTCAGAGTCAGGGGCAAAGCCAAGGGCAGGACCAAGGCGGCCAGGACAACGGCGGCGCCAGTCAAGGCAATGACGGCGGCGCCTCCCAGGGCGCCGACCGGGGCGCGACCCAGGGCGCGGACGCCGGCACGAGCACCGCCGGCACCCAGGGCTTCGCACAAGGCGGCACCACGGCCGGCCGGCGCCCGGGCCCCGACTTCCTGGAATGA
- a CDS encoding multidrug efflux SMR transporter, which produces MAWVLLLVAGLLEVGWSIGMKFTEGFTRLWPSVFTGAGIVASMVLLSYAAKTLPIGTAYGVWVGIGAAGAAVLGMAVLGEPVTAARIFFICLLLVAVVGLKATSGH; this is translated from the coding sequence ATGGCCTGGGTTCTGCTTCTCGTCGCCGGTCTGCTCGAGGTCGGCTGGTCGATCGGCATGAAATTCACCGAGGGCTTCACCCGTCTCTGGCCCAGTGTGTTCACGGGCGCCGGCATCGTCGCGAGCATGGTGCTGCTGTCGTACGCCGCGAAGACCCTGCCCATCGGTACGGCGTACGGGGTCTGGGTGGGCATCGGGGCGGCCGGGGCGGCGGTGCTCGGCATGGCGGTGCTGGGGGAACCCGTCACCGCCGCCCGGATCTTCTTCATCTGTCTGCTGCTGGTCGCCGTGGTGGGGCTCAAGGCGACTTCCGGTCACTGA
- a CDS encoding co-chaperone GroES: MSENTTTHDKLPIRMLHDRVLVKSDTPEGERRSGGGILIPATAAVGKRLAWAEVVAVGQNVRSVEPGDRVLYDPEDRAEVEVRGATYVLMRERDLHAVAAERLEGSKDSTGLYL, encoded by the coding sequence GTGAGCGAGAACACCACCACCCACGACAAGCTGCCCATCCGCATGCTGCACGACCGCGTGCTCGTGAAGTCCGACACCCCGGAGGGCGAACGCCGCTCGGGCGGCGGGATCCTGATCCCGGCGACGGCCGCGGTGGGCAAGCGGCTGGCCTGGGCCGAGGTGGTCGCGGTCGGGCAGAACGTACGGAGCGTGGAGCCGGGCGACCGGGTGCTGTACGACCCCGAGGACCGGGCCGAGGTCGAGGTGCGCGGGGCGACGTACGTGCTGATGCGCGAGCGGGACCTGCACGCCGTGGCCGCCGAGCGGCTGGAGGGGTCGAAGGACTCCACCGGGCTCTACCTGTGA
- a CDS encoding DUF3618 domain-containing protein, whose product MPEARTPAQIEADIVRRREQLAETLDEIGVRMHPKTIVGDAKARVASTVDHTAGRAVVAVNRLVNDVKAGLCNEDGTPRPERIVPVALLAVGVVGLLVVSARRKH is encoded by the coding sequence GTGCCGGAAGCCAGGACCCCCGCACAGATCGAGGCGGACATCGTCCGCAGGCGCGAGCAGCTCGCCGAGACGCTCGACGAGATCGGCGTGCGCATGCATCCGAAGACGATCGTCGGGGACGCCAAGGCCAGGGTCGCCTCGACCGTCGACCACACCGCCGGGCGCGCGGTCGTCGCCGTGAACCGTCTCGTCAACGACGTGAAGGCCGGCCTGTGCAACGAGGACGGCACCCCGCGTCCGGAGCGCATCGTGCCGGTGGCGCTGCTCGCCGTCGGCGTGGTCGGCCTGCTGGTCGTGTCGGCGCGCCGCAAGCACTGA
- the bcp gene encoding thioredoxin-dependent thiol peroxidase, producing the protein MSERLQPGDTAPAFTLPDADGNEVSLADHKGRKVIVYFYPAALTPGCTKQACDFTDNLAVLAQAGYDVIGVSPDKPEKLAKFREQEHLKVTLVGDPSKEVLTSYGAFGEKKLYGKTVTGVIRSTVIVDEEGKVERALYNVKATGHVAKIIKDLGI; encoded by the coding sequence ATGAGTGAGCGACTTCAGCCGGGCGACACCGCCCCTGCCTTCACCCTGCCCGACGCGGACGGCAACGAGGTCTCGCTCGCCGACCACAAGGGCCGCAAGGTCATCGTGTACTTCTACCCGGCCGCCCTGACTCCCGGCTGCACGAAGCAGGCCTGCGACTTCACGGACAACCTGGCCGTACTCGCCCAGGCGGGTTACGACGTCATCGGCGTCTCCCCGGACAAGCCGGAGAAGCTGGCGAAGTTCCGGGAGCAGGAGCACCTGAAGGTCACCCTGGTCGGCGACCCGTCCAAGGAGGTCCTGACGTCGTACGGCGCCTTCGGCGAGAAGAAGCTGTACGGCAAGACGGTCACCGGGGTCATCCGCTCCACCGTGATCGTCGACGAGGAGGGCAAGGTCGAACGCGCCCTCTACAACGTGAAGGCCACCGGCCACGTAGCCAAGATCATCAAGGACCTGGGCATCTGA